The DNA segment CGCGAGGGCGTGACGCCATTGCCGGCTGTGGATAACAGCTCGGAACCGGCGTTGGTGCAACTGTTTCTCGAAGAGGCCGGGGATATCCTCGACAGTGCCGACCAGGCGCTGCAGCAGTGGCAGCAGGACAGCGAAAGCGCGTCGAACCTGTCGGCGTTGCAGCATGAGGTGCAAACCCTCAAGGGCGGCGCGCAGATGGCTGCGGTAGGCGCGGTGGAGATTCTCGCCCAGGAGCTGGCGCTGCTCTACGAGGGCCTGGTGGATCGCCGCCTGGGCCCCAGCGCGGCGCTGTTCGAGCTGCTCAAGCGCAGCCATGCGGCGCTGGCCGAGATGCTCGAAAGCCTGCGCGAGGGGCAATCACCAGCCTCGGCGGTAGCGCTGCTCGCGCAGCTGCGTGAGTTTCGCCATGCACCTGCGCCTGCCGAACTGTCAGAATCGCCTCCAGAGGTCGACAGCCCTGGCGACAAGGAACTGCTCGACGTGTTCCTCGAAGAGAGCTCCGACATCGTCGAAAGCTCTGCAGCCGCGCTGGCGCGTTTGCAGGCTGATCCGCGCAGTAGCGTCGAAGTCGAAACCCTGCTGCGTGACCTGCACACGCTCAAAGGCGGCGCACGCATGGTCGAGATCGCCGCCATTGGCGACCTCGCCCACGAACTGGAATTTCTTTACGAATTGCTCGCCGCTGGGCGTTTGCCCGCGACCCCGGCGCTGTTCTCGCTGCTGCAAAACTGCCACGACCGCCTGGCGCACATGCTCGATGCGGTGCGCCTGGGCCAGCCGTTGCATGCCGCCACGGCGCTGATCGACTACATCCGTAACTTCAGCAGCGCCGCCTTGACTGACAGTGTGGCCAGCCAGGGCCCAGCCGACATCGCCCCTGCCGAAGCCCCGGTTGCCGCTGCGGAGCGTGCGCCGGGCGACATGGTCAAGGTCGATGCCGAGCTGCTCGATGACCTGGGCAACCTGGCGGGTGAGCATTCGGTGATCCGTGGGCGTATCGAGCAACAGGTCAACGACGCCCAATTCGCCCTCAACGAGATGGAAACTACCCTTGAGCGGATGCGCGACCAACTGCTGCGCCTGGACATTGAGACCCAGGGGCGCATGTCCAGCCGCTACCAGGCCGAGGGCGACGCCTACGATGACTTCGACCCCCTGGAGATGGACCGCCACTCACAGTTGCAGCAGTTGTCGCGGGCGCTGTTCGAGTCGGCCTCGGACCTGCTCGATCTGAAGGAAACCCTGACCCAGCGTGCTCAGGAAGCGCAGAGCCTCCTGCAACAGCAGGCGCGGGTCAACAGCCAGTTGCAAGAGGGCCTGACCGCCACCTTGATGGTGCCGTTCGAGCGCCTGGTGCCGCGTTTGCAGCGGGTAGTGCGGCAAGTGGCCAGCGAGCTTGGCAAGCAAGTCGAGCTGGTGGTTGGCAATGCTGAGGGCGAGCTCGACCGCAGCGTCCTGGAGCGCATGGTGGCGCCACTGGAGCATATGCTGCGCAATGCCGTCGACCATGGCCTGGAGTCGCGTGACGTGCGCCTGGCGGCGGGCAAGCCTGAGCTGGGCACGATTCACCTGAACCTGCTGCACGAAGGCGCCGACATCGTCATCGAAATGAGCGATGACGGCGCTGGGGTGCCCTTGGCTGCGGTGCGCGACAAGGCCATCAAGCGCGGCTTGCTCGACCCGCAAGCGCGCTTGAGCGATCACGAGATCCTGCAGTTCATCCTGCGGCCAGGCTTCTCCACGGCGGAAAAGATCACGCAGATTTCCGGGCGTGGCTTGGGCATGGATGTGGTCCACGAAGAGGTCAAGCAGCTCGGCGGCTCGATGAGTATCGAATCCAGTCCAGGCAAGGGCGCACGCTTCCTGATTCGCCTGCCGTTCACCGTTTCGATCAACCGGGCATTGATGGTGCACCTGGGTGATGAGCAATACGCGATCCCGCTCAACACCATCGAAGGTATCGTGCGCGTGCCGCCGGCCGAGCTTGCCGCCTGCTACCAGTTGGAGGCGCCGCGTTACGTGTATGCCGGCCATGCCTATCAGTTGCGCTATCTCGGCGAGCTGTTGCAAGGCGGCAGTGCCCGGCCAAGCCTGCTCGGACAAAGCGTGCCGCTGCCGGTGGTGCTGGTGCATTCCCATGAGGAGTCGTTCGCCATCCAGGTTGACAGCCTGTCGCCGAGCCGCGAGATCGTGGTGAAGAGCCTGGGGCCGCAGTTCGCTGCTGTACCTGGCCTGTCTGGGGCAACCTTGCTCGGCGATGGCCGGGTGGTGCTGATTCTCGATCTGCTCGGTCAGCTACGGGGCCAGCAGCGGCGTCTGGCGCGTCTGCCGGGCGGTAATGATCGACAGCACCAGCTGTTCGGCCCGGCGCCGCGTCAGCGTTTGTTGATCATGGTGGTGGACGACTCGGTGACCGTGCGCAAGGTCACCAGCCGCTTGCTCGAGCGCCACGGCATGAGCGTGCTGACCGCCAAGGATGGCCTCGATGCCATGGCCCTGCTCGAAGAACATCGGCCAGATGTGTTGTTGCTGGACATCGAGATGCCGCGCATGGACGGCTTTGAAGTGGCCACGCGGATCCGCCGCGACCAGCGCCTGAAAGATCTGCCGATCATCATGATCACCTCGCGCAGCGGCCAGAAGCACCGCGACCGAGCCATGGCCATCGGCGTCAATGATTACCTTGGCAAGCCGTATCAGGAATCGGTGTTGCTGCAGAGCATCGCTCACTGGAGCCAATCGCATGCTTGAACATATTGCCGGTCAACGCAGCACCTTGACCGGGCTGTTGTTACCGCTGGGCGATCGCACCCTGGTGTTGCCCAATGTCGCGGTGGCCGAATTGATTGGCCAGCGCGCGCTGTCGTGCCAGATTGGCGAGCCGCGTTGGCACCTGGGCTGGATCGACTGGCGTCAGCAGCGCTTGCCGTTGATTGGCTTCGAGGCTGCCTGTGGTGCAGAGACGGTGTGTGGCGAGCGCGCGCGGATTGTCGTGCTCAATGCACTGGGCGATACCGGCCTGCGTTACTTGGCGTTGTTGCTGCAGGACATTCCACGCTCGTGCAAGCTCGACAGCCAGCTCAATTATGTCGATGTGCCGCTGAGCGAACTGGAGCTGGCGGCGGTGCAGGTGGCCGAGCAGGTGGCGCGGGTGCCGGATCTGGTGGGGCTGGAGCGCATGGTGCGTGACGCGGATCTGCAACCTGTTGCGGGTTAGGATAGGGCGTCAAACTTGAAGCCGCGTGGCCCTTTTCGCGGGCAAGCCCGCTCCCACAGGAACAGCGTTGGCTTGGGCTCCTCGCTCACCCTGTAAAGGATGTTGCGGATTGTCCCCGGGCTCCCCGCTTACCCTGTGGGAGCGGGCTTGCTCGCGAAAAGCACGACGCGGTGCTTGCCTTAAAACACACCAAATCAGGAACCTGCCCCGCCATCGGAGGTCTGTGTTTGCATGTATTACGGTGAACGCTTCAATGCCTGGACGCACCTGGTCGGTGCGGTACTGGCCTGCATAGGCGCTATCTGGCTGATCGTTGCGGCCGGGTTGCAGGGCGATCCCTGGAAGATCGTCAGTTTCTCCATCTACGGCGGCACCCTGTTGCTGCTCTACAGCATCTCGACCCTCTACCACAGCACTCGCGGGCGGGCGAAGGTGATCATGCGCAAGCTCGATCACTTGTCGATCTACCTGCTGATCGCCGGCAGCTATACCCCGTTCTGCCTGGTCAGCCTGCGCGGGCCTTGGGGCTGGAGCCTGTTCGGGGTGGTCTGGGGGCTGGCGGTGATCGGCATGCTCCAAGAGATCAAGCCACGCTCCGAAGCGCGGGTGCTGTCGATCATCATCTACGCGGTCATGGGCTGGATCGTGCTGGTGGCGGTCAAGCCCCTGCTGCACACCCTCGGCGGTGCTGGCTTTGCCTGGCTGGCAGCCGGTGGTGCGTTCTACACCATCGGCATCATCTTCTTCGCCTTCGACAGCCGCTTTCGCCATTGGCATGGCATCTGGCATCTGTTCGTCATCGCCGGCAGCTTGCTGCACTTCATCGCAGTGTTCTTCTACGTGCGTTAGGGCACGCGTTTAGAAGTCGCCCCATAGCTGCTGGGCCACCGACAGCGCCACCACCGGCGCGGTTTCGGTGCGCAGCACGCGTGGGCCGAGGCGGGCGGCGTGGCAGCCGGCGTTTTTGGCCTGCTCCACTTCGGCGTCGCTCAAACCACCCTCTGGGCCGATCAGGAAGGCCAGGCGCGCTGGGCGTGCATGGCTGGTCAGCGGCTCGGCTACCGGGTGCAAGACCAGCTTGAGGTCGGCCTCGGTTGCCTTGAGCCATTCAGCCAGGGTCAGCGGTGGATGGATCACGGGCAGGGTCGAGCGGCCGCATTGCTCGCACGCGCTGATCGCCACCTGGCGCCAGTGTGCCAGGCGCTTGTCGGCGCGTTCGTCCTTGAGGCGTACTTCGCAGCGTTCGCTGACGATCGGGGTGATTTCGTTGGCACCCAGTTCAGTGGCTTTCTGGATTGCCCAGTCCATCCGCTCGCCACGCGACAGGCCTTGGCCGAGGTGGATATGCAGCGGCGATTCGGCCTGGCCGGGGAGGGCCTGGTCGAGCGTGACGCGTACGCTCTTCTTGCCGACTTCAAGCAGCTGGCCGAGGTATTCCTGGCCGCTGCCGTCGAACAATTGCACGGCATCGCCAGGGGCCATGCGCAGTACGCGGCCGATGTAGTGGGCCTGGGCTTCGGGCAGGTCGTGCTGGCCAAGGCTCAAGGGGGCGTCGATGAAGAAGCGGGACAGTCTCATGGTTCAGCTCAGGGAGTAGGGGGCACAAAGTTCCCTGTAGGAGCGGGCTTGCCCGCGAACAAGACACTGCGGTGTCTGCCAAGGGCTTCGCCCTTGTTCGCGGGCAAGCCCGCTCCTACAGGGTTGGCGGCGATCTTGCGGGCTAGCCCGGATCGCGGAAGTCGGGATGGAAGTCTTTGGGCACTGCCACGCTGACGCTGTCGCGGGTGGCGATGTCGATCCCTTCGCTGGCCACCTCGGCGAGGAAGTCGATCTGTTCTGGGGTAATCACGTAAGGCGGCAGGAAATACACCACGCTGCCCAGCGGACGCAACAAGGCGCCACGGGTCAGGGCGTGCTCGAAGACCTTGAGGCCGCGGCGCTCCTGCCATGGGTAGGCGACTTTGCCGGCCTTGTCCTGGACCATCTCGATCGCCAAGGCCATACCGGTCTGGCGAATCTCGGCCACATGCGGATGATCGGCCAGGTGCGCGGTGGCACTGGCCATGCGCGCCGAGAGCGCCTTGTTGGCCTCGATCACGTTGTCCTGTTCGAAGATGTCCAGGGTCGCCAGCGCTGCGGCACAGGCCAACGGGTTGCCGGTATAGCTGTGCGAGTGGAGGAAGGCGCGCAGGGTTGGGTAATCGTCGTAGAAGGCCTGGTAAACGTCATCGGTGGTCAGGCAGGCGGCCAGCGGTAGATAACCGCCGGTCAGGGCCTTGGACAGGCACAGGAAGTCGGGGCGGATGCCGGCCTGTTCGCAGGCGAACATCGTGCCGGTACGGCCGAAGCCGACGGCGATTTCATCGTGGATCAGGTGGACACCATACCGATCACAGGCCTCGCGCAGCAGCTTGAGGTAGATCGGGTGGTACATGCGCATGCCACCAGCGCCCTGGATCAACGGCTCGACGATCACCGCGGCGACACTGGCGTGATGCTCGGCCAGGGTTTGCTCCATGGCGGCGAACATCGTCCGTGAATGCGCTTCCCAGCTCACCCCTTCGGGGCGCAGGTAGCAGTCGGGGCTGGGCACCTTGATGGTGTCCAGAAGCAACGCTTTATACGTTTCGGTGAACAGCGGCACGTCGCCCACCGACATCGCCGCGATGGTTTCCCCGTGGTAGCTGTTGCTCAGGGTGACGAAGCGCTTCTTGTCCGGCTGGCCCTTGTTCAGCCAGTAGTGAAAGCTCATCTTCAGCGCCACTTCGATGCACGATGAGCCGTTGTCGGCGTAGAACACCCGGTCCAGGCCATCTGGGGTCATGGCGACCAGACGCTCGGACAGCTCGATCACCGGCTGATGGCTGAAGCCTGCGAGGATCACATGCTCCAATTGGTCGACCTGATCCTTGATGCGCTGGTTGATACGCGGATTGGCGTGACCAAAGACATTGACCCACCAGGAGCTGACCGCGTCCAGGTAGCGCTTGCCCTCGAAGTCCTCCAGCCACACGCCTTCGCCGCGCTTGATCGGGATCAGCGGCAGCTGCTCGTGGTCTTTCATCTGGGTGCAGGGGTGCCACAGGACCTTGAGGTCACGTTGCATCCACTGATCGTTGAGGCCCATGGGCACTTCTCCTGGCGACGCGGCTTGGTTTGACCGCGTAAGCCTAAGCAAAGGTGCCGGGCATCACAACCGTGTTCAGGTTCAGTGCCGCAGGACGGGCCTCCAGCTTAGGGCTGGAATGTGCAGGGTGCTGGCCTGCTTGGTGGAGATGGTCAGCTTGCGAAAGGGCCCCAGCAGCAACTGGCGGGTAGGCGTGCTGGCGAATACCCCCGGAACGTATTCAGTGCCCGATTGGCCACTGAGGGTCAGCCAGTACAGCGGTGGTGCGTCGAGTAGATCGGTGCTGATGCCTAAGTAGTCGCATTCGATCAGGTCGTCTTCATCCAGCCATGGACAGTTGCTAACCACGTAGAAATCGAGCATGACGCAATCGATTTCCTTACCGAAGTCGATCTGCAGGTCGTTGTTTTCACCAATCACCAGTTCAGTGCCGGGATTGCCCTGGAAATCTTGGTAAAGCCCCGCGTATGAGGTGCAATTGGAGGTAATGCTCAAGCCACTGTTGCCCTGCCAGATGTCGTGGGGTTTGAAGTGATGAGGCTGCATGCGGGCAAAGTGCTGATGGCATTCCATGCGCGAGTTTCCATTGGGGCTTGGATGCTGCCACTTTCCACTGCAATCGCCGATTTTGGCTACTGACAAAAATGCCAGTTGCATAAACGACTTGTCGTCGCTCTGCTGGCAGGGTGCCCAAGGGTGACGTATTCTTAACGCATCATCCTGGGGCGTCCCTTCCCCCGATCTCATAAACCTATTTCAACCGGAGTTCGCCGACATGGCTGCTGCTTGGGTGCGCCTGTGCGCGTTGCTATTGATTGGTGTGTCCAGTGGCGCCGCAATCGCCAAGGACAAGACACCTACTGCGATCGTGGTAGGCGGCGGCCTGGCAGGCCTGACCGCAGCCTACGAACTGCAAAACAAGGGTTGGCAAGTGACTTTGCTCGAAGCCAAGTCGGGGATGGGCGGCCGCTCGGGGCTGGCCACTAGCGAATGGATCGGCAACGGCAAGGCGCAGCCAGTCCTCAACCAGTATGTCGACCGTTTCAAGCTGGAAACACTGCCAGCGCCGGAGTTCGTGCGAACGCCGGGTTACCTGATCGACGGCGAGTACTTCAACGCCACAGACCTGGCCACCAAGCAACCTGCCACCGCAGAGGCGCTCAAGCGTTACGAAAAGACCCTCGACGACCTGGCCCGCTCGATCGACGATCCGCTGAACCCGCAGGCTAACAGCACGCTGTTCGCCCTCGACCAGATCAACGTGTCGACCTGGCTCGACAAGCTGCAACTGCCAACCACAGCTCGGCAGCTGATCAACCAGCAGATCCGTACCCGCTATGACGAGCCATCGCGGCTGTCGTTGCTGTATTTCGCCCAGCAGACCCGCGTCTACCGCGGTGTCAGCGACCGCGACCTGCGTGCCGCACGCCTGCCAGGCGGTAGCCCAGTGCTGGCCCAGGCCTTCGTCAAACAACTCAAGACCATCAAGACCAGTTCGCCGGTGACGTCCATCGTCCAGGACAAGGACGGCGTTACCGTCAAGGTCGGTAGCGTCGGCTATCAGGCGGACTACCTGGTGCTGGCGGTGCCGCTGCGGGCGCTGGCCAAGATCCAGATGACTCCAGGCCTGGACAGCAAGCACCTGGCCGCCCTCAAGGGCACCAACTACGGCTGGCGCGACCAGCTGATGCTCAAGTTCAAGACGCCGGTGTGGGAAAGCCGTGCGCGGATGTCTGGCGAGATCTTCAGCAACGCAGGCCTCGGCATGCTGTGGATCGAGCCTGCACTCAAGGGGGGGGCCAACGTGGTGATCAACCTGTCTGGCGATAACGCCCGCCTGTTGCAGGCGTTTGGCGACAAGCAGATGGTCGATCAGGTGCTGATTCGCCTTCACGCGTTCTATCCACAAGCCCGTGGCGCCTTCACGGGCTATGAAGTCAAACGCTACAGCACCGATGCTGGCACCGGTGGCGCTTACCTGGCCTATGGCCCAGGGCAGATCAGCAAGTACTGGCGCCTGTGGGAGCGTCCGGTGCAGCGCGTAGCGTTTGCGGGTGAACACACCGACGCTTTGTACCCAGGCACGCTGGAAGGCGCTCTGCGCAGCGGTCAGCGCGCTGCCGGGCAGGTCCAGGACTTGCTCGCCGGCAAGTCGTTCGACCCAGCCAAGGCCGTGCCGATTGCCGCTGCAGCGACAGCCGGTGCGGTGGCGGCGAAGGAGAAGGGCGGGTTCTTCTCGAACCTGTTCGGCGGTTCTTCCGATAAATCCGACAAGGCACCCGCCAAGGCCGAGCCGGTGACCGCAAAGGAGGCTGAAGGGGGTAAACCGGGCTTCTTCTCGCGCCTGTTCGGTGGCAGTGCCAAGCCTGAAGTGAAGGCTGCGCCAATTGCCAAGGCTGAGGAAGTTGCGCCGGTTTCTGCCCCTGCGCCTGCTCCCGTTGCGCCAACGCCTGTGGCCAAGGAACAGCCCGTCAAACCGGCTGCCAAAGCTGCGCCTGCCAAGTATGCTCCGACGCACAAACCGGCGGCGAAGACTGAGCCGGCGAAGAAGGCCGCCAGCAAGCCTGCGCCAGTGAAGAAGGCGACGGCCAAGTCTGAACCGGCGAAAAAGCCGCTGGCCAATACTCAGGCCAAGGCTGGCTGATTCACACTCGGGGCTGCGTTGCAGCCCATCGCGGGGCAAGCCCGCTCCTACAGGTTCGGCACATACCTTTGTAGGAGCGGGCTTGCCCGCGATGGGACCCACGATTGCGCCTCACCCCTCCCCGACGAATTTCCGCTATGGTTAATGTTTCCTTAATAGCCAATGCACACAATACATATCGGAAAACTCGATCATCCGAGTCAGATTTTTCCGCTTTTATTCGATACGTTACGCGATAGTCTGTGCACAGCTTTCACGGGGAAATACGCCAACATGCAAGTTCGTAACTCACCTTCTCGCTATGGCCTGGTCAGCATCGTCATGCACTGGGGTGTGGCCTTGGCAGTCTTCGGTCTGTTTGGCTTGGGCTTGTGGATGGTCGGTCTGGACTACTACAGCCCGTGGCGCAAATCTGGCCCTGATCTGCACAAAAGCATCGGCCTGGTGCTGTTGGCGGTGATGCTGCTGCGTGTGCTCTGGCGCTTCATCAGCCCGCCGCCACCGGCGCCGGCCAACCATGGGGCATTCACCCGCATGGCCGCCAAGCTGGGGCATCTGGCGCTTTACCTGGGGCTGTTCGCGGTGATGATCGCCGGTTACCTGATCTCTACCGCCGATGGCGTCGGCATTCCGGTGTTTGGCCTGTTCGAAGTGCCAGCGCTGGTCAGTAACCTGCCCGACCAGGCAGATACCGCTGGCGAGATCCATTTTTACCTGGCCTGGGGCCTGGTGATTTTCGCCGGCTTGCATGGTCTTGCAGCACTGAAACACCATTTCATCGACCGTGACGCGACCCTGATCCGCATGCTGGGCCGCAAAGCTTGACTCTCAACCTCAATTGCAAGGAATAGAAAGGATGTTGAAAAAGACTTTTGCCGCTCTGGCGCTCGGTACCGCTCTGCTCTCTGCTGGCCAGGTCATGGCTGCCGAGTACAAGATCGATAAAGAAGGCCAGCACGCGTTCGTTGACTGGAAAATCAGCCACCTGGGCTACAGCTTCATTCACGGTACCTTCAAGGACTTCGATGGCAACTTCACTTGGGACAGCGCCAAGCCTGAAGCCAGCAAGATCAGCGTCGATCTGAAAACCGCCAGCCTGTGGTCCAACCACGCTGAGCGTGACAAGCACATCGCCAGCGCTGACTTCCTCGACGTGAAGAAGTACCCAGAAGCCAAGTTCGTCTCCACCGCGGTCAAATCGACCGGCGACAAGACTGCCGACGTGACCGGTGATCTGACCCTGCACGGCGTGACCAAGCCTGTTACCTTCAAGGCTGTGTTCAACGGTGAAGGCAAGGATCCATGGGGCGGCGAGCGCGCTGGCTTCAACGCCAAGACCACGCTGAACCTGAACGACTTCGGCATCAAGGGCCCAGGCCCAACTTCGCAAACCCTCGACCTGGACATCAGCGTCGAAGGCGTCAAGCAGAAGTAATACGCTGCTCCAGACATGAAAAAGCCGCCCCATTGGGCGGCTTTTTCATGTCTGCGTGATCCGAATCAGCGATTGCGGGTCAGCAGGGCCGGGCGCTCGCCACGCGGGCGGCTCGGCAGATCGTCCAGTTGCTCAGGCGTTGGGTAACGGTCGAGCTTGGATTCCTTGCGGATGATCACGGGCTGGCTTTGCGATTCACGCGGATTGCGTACCGCTGGCTCCTGACGCGAAGCCTCGTCGCGGCCCGCCGAGCGGTTGCGACCTGGGTTGCCATCACGGCGACCACCGCCATTGTTGCTGTTGTTGCGCGGACGTTTCTCGCCCGAACCCTGGCGTGGCTGGCCGCCGTTATTGCTGCGGCCCTGGTTTTGCCCGCCAGCGCCTGCGCCGCGTTGGCCGCTGCCCTGCGCCTGACCCTGGCCAGCAGCGCCACCTGGGCGACGGTTGCGGCCTTGGTTCTTGGCGTTCTGGTAGGGGCTGACGTAGTCGGCGCGGTTGCCGAAGTTATCCACTTCGTCGTCCAGGAACTCGTCGGGTGCGCGGTTGGCCGGCGCTGGCGGAACACGGCTTTCACCCTGGCCAGCCTGCTGCTGACGCGGCTTGCCATCACGCGACTTGCGCGGCTGCTGTTGCTGCTTGTCGGCGGATTTGCTCTTTTCGGCCGACTTCTCAGCTGCCTGGGGCTTGGCCTTGCCTTTATCCTTGCCCTTGTCTTTGCGCCCGCCATTGCTGTCTTTGCCAGCTTCGCCGCGCGACTGGTTACGACCGCCGCGACCGGTGTTTTGCGGGCGCTCGCGCACCTCTGGCTTTTCGGCTTCAACCTGGCTGGCATCAAAGCCCATCAGATCGCCATCCGGGATCTTCTGACGGGTGACGCGCTCGATGCTCTTGAGCAGTTTCTCTTCGTCTGGCGCGACCAGCGAGATGGCTTCACCGGAGCGCCCGGCACGGCCAGTACGGCCAATGCGGTGAACGTAGTCTTCCTCGACATTGGGTAGCTCGAAGTTGACCACGTGCGGCAGCTGGTCGATATCCAGGCCACGGGCAGCAATGTCGGTGGCAACCAGGATACGTACGGTGTTGGCCTTGAAGTCGGCCAGGGCCTTGGTGCGAGCGTTCTGGCTCTTGTTACCGTGGATCGCGGCGGCAGGCAGGCCGTGCTTTTCCAGGTACTCGGCCAGGCGGTTGGCGCCGTGCTTGGTACGGGTGAACACCAGCACCTGTTCCCAGGCGCCGAGGGTGATCAGGTGCGCCAGCAGGGCACGCTTGTGGCTGGCCGGCAGGCGATAGACGCGTTGCTCGATCCGTTCGACCGTGGTGTTCGGCGGCGTGACCTCGATGCGCTCGGGGTTGTGCAGCAGCTTGTCGGCAAGGTCGGTGATGTCTTTGGAGAAGGTCGCCGAAAACAGCAAGTTCTGGCGCTTGGCTGGCAAGCGCGCCAAGACCTTCTTGACGTCATGGATGAAGCCCATGTCGAGCATGCGGTCGGCTTCATCGAGTACCAGGATCTCGACATGGGACAAGTCGACCTTGCCCTGGCCAGCCAGGTCCAGCAGGCGACCGGGGCAGGCGACCAGGACGTCGACGCCCTTGGCCATGGCCTGAATTTGCGGGTTCATGCCGACGCCGCCGAAGATGCAGGCGCTGACCAGGCTGAGGTCGCGGGCATACACCTTGAAACTGTCGTGGACCTGAGCCGCCAGTTCGCGGGTCGGGGTCAGGACCAGTACCCGCGGTTGACGCGGGCCGTGGCGCTGGGACTTGTCGGGGTGGCCACCCGGGAACAGGCGCTCAAGAATCGGTAGGGCGAAACCGCCGGTCTTACCGGTACCAGTCTGGGCGGCAACCATCAGGTCGCGGCCTTGCAACACGGCGGGAATGGCCCGCTGTTGCACCGGGGTGGGCTGGGTATAGCCCGCTGCCTCGATAGCGCGGACAAGAGCCTCGGAGAGACCGAGGGAAGCAAAGGACATGGGCAATCCTGTTCTCGTGGGGGCTAGGCCCTATGGGGTGATCTGCCTGGCGCGACGGGCATCTGAGGGATGCGATCGCGTCCGGTCCAGCTGGGCGTTCACTGCGCATCCGGGAGGCGGCGGGCGTGCATTTGAGGTGCATGGCCGACGGTCGAGATGCCTACTGCGAGGCCGAGCGTCCGGGCGTGAGCCGGGCGGGAAGGCCCGAGTATAACAGAGCTATCGCAGCGTGCCGCGTTCCTGCTGCTCAATGGCGTCATCAAACCGCTCGGCGTCGCCCGCATAGCGCGCGCTAATGGCGGCGTAGGCGGGCTCGCGCTTGAACTGGCGTAGTTCGTCGGCGAACGCTTGAGCGAGTTTCTGCCGTCCAGGCTTCTGCGCAAGCCCCAGATACTGCGCGTGACGGCTGATCAGCAACGGCTGCTCCTCGACCTGCTGCAGCAACCCCAATTGATGGCGCAGGAAGCGGCCGACCTGGCGATCGGTCACCAGCGCATCGATGCGCCCTAGCATCAGCTTGCCGAAGTTGGCTTCATGGGTGGGCGCGGCCTCGCGCTTGAACAGCGCAGACTCGTTGAAATGCGCGCCGTAGGCATAACCGGGTGAGGTGCCAATGGTCAGGCCGGCAAGGTCGTGCAGGTGTGTGATCAGCGGACGCTGGACACGTTTGCGAAACACCACGAATTCAACATTCGATAGCGGTTCGTCTGGGTAGATCATGTAGGTTTTACGCGTGTCGATCTGGAAGATGTCGAGCACACCGTCGACCTGGCCCTGTTCGACCATCGCCAGGCAGCGCTTCCAGGGCAGGAACTGCCAGTCGACCTCAATGCCCAGGCGCTTGAACACTTCCCGTGAGACTTCGTAGTCGATGCCTTTCGGTTGGCCGTTTTCCTGATAGATGTAGGGCGCCCAGTCATCGGATACCAGGCGCAGGCGCTCGGCCTGAGCCAATGAACTCAGGCAAACAAGCAGCAGAAGGCCAAGAAGGCGGGCGAGGTCTGGCATGGCCGCAGAGTACGCGCTAAGTGAAAACGTGACCAGTGCAGCCTGGCCACGTTGAGGGCCGGGTCAGGCTCGCGAATCCTTGAGCAGATGGCGCTCGACTTCTTTGTGCCGGCGACCCAGTGACAAGCGCAAGCCAGGCTGGCGCAGGCATTGGCGCAATTGCTCTGCCTCCATTCGACCATGGCGCTCGTGCAGGTTCTCCAGGGCCTTGTCCCACCACGCCGGGGCGCAGGCTCGGTCGAACTCATTGGCATAGGCGTAGCAGCCATACAGCAATTCGCGGGCGAACTGGCGCTGATGGCTGGGCAGGGTCAGGCTCATGGCCTTGTAGCCCAGCCGGTGCAGGGCCGGAGGTCGGGGCAGTTGATCGTTGACCAGGTACACGTCGGCCAGCGCCGCTTCACTGAGCGGGTCGTCACCGTGCTTGTGCAGCCAGGCCTGGATCTTCGCCCGGAACTGCGCCTTGCGGCTCCAGTAGTGATGGATCACGTCGGTACATTCGGCGAGTTCAAGGGTGCGATAGGCGGCGACCGCCAGGCAGAACTCTTCCAAAGTGTAGG comes from the Pseudomonas urmiensis genome and includes:
- a CDS encoding substrate-binding periplasmic protein gives rise to the protein MPDLARLLGLLLLVCLSSLAQAERLRLVSDDWAPYIYQENGQPKGIDYEVSREVFKRLGIEVDWQFLPWKRCLAMVEQGQVDGVLDIFQIDTRKTYMIYPDEPLSNVEFVVFRKRVQRPLITHLHDLAGLTIGTSPGYAYGAHFNESALFKREAAPTHEANFGKLMLGRIDALVTDRQVGRFLRHQLGLLQQVEEQPLLISRHAQYLGLAQKPGRQKLAQAFADELRQFKREPAYAAISARYAGDAERFDDAIEQQERGTLR
- a CDS encoding DEAD/DEAH box helicase — encoded protein: MSFASLGLSEALVRAIEAAGYTQPTPVQQRAIPAVLQGRDLMVAAQTGTGKTGGFALPILERLFPGGHPDKSQRHGPRQPRVLVLTPTRELAAQVHDSFKVYARDLSLVSACIFGGVGMNPQIQAMAKGVDVLVACPGRLLDLAGQGKVDLSHVEILVLDEADRMLDMGFIHDVKKVLARLPAKRQNLLFSATFSKDITDLADKLLHNPERIEVTPPNTTVERIEQRVYRLPASHKRALLAHLITLGAWEQVLVFTRTKHGANRLAEYLEKHGLPAAAIHGNKSQNARTKALADFKANTVRILVATDIAARGLDIDQLPHVVNFELPNVEEDYVHRIGRTGRAGRSGEAISLVAPDEEKLLKSIERVTRQKIPDGDLMGFDASQVEAEKPEVRERPQNTGRGGRNQSRGEAGKDSNGGRKDKGKDKGKAKPQAAEKSAEKSKSADKQQQQPRKSRDGKPRQQQAGQGESRVPPAPANRAPDEFLDDEVDNFGNRADYVSPYQNAKNQGRNRRPGGAAGQGQAQGSGQRGAGAGGQNQGRSNNGGQPRQGSGEKRPRNNSNNGGGRRDGNPGRNRSAGRDEASRQEPAVRNPRESQSQPVIIRKESKLDRYPTPEQLDDLPSRPRGERPALLTRNR
- a CDS encoding YceI family protein, encoding MLKKTFAALALGTALLSAGQVMAAEYKIDKEGQHAFVDWKISHLGYSFIHGTFKDFDGNFTWDSAKPEASKISVDLKTASLWSNHAERDKHIASADFLDVKKYPEAKFVSTAVKSTGDKTADVTGDLTLHGVTKPVTFKAVFNGEGKDPWGGERAGFNAKTTLNLNDFGIKGPGPTSQTLDLDISVEGVKQK